The Malus sylvestris chromosome 12, drMalSylv7.2, whole genome shotgun sequence genome contains a region encoding:
- the LOC126592746 gene encoding protein TRANSPARENT TESTA 9-like isoform X5, with the protein MEYQVLSEFVRVLKISRNSRIEAPLLQYLSIMIQNMNSDISIYYCFSNDYINNIIGHKFEFGGDLALYYVSFLRAVGNKLNKDTLCLLLKVHGDAVASFPLYEEALKFAHHGDKMIQTAIRALNLSIYNASDDMVYQYITTPPVSRYFSDMVSSLSKKFFHLDALVHDAEMRTRQKKEEILLETDKIVDDLYYLKDILGIGESRLSRAVTENLLRILIVPILLPLLQMGQSNGSNLSAVTSFYTISCLLQVIGGKGIFNFVAEVILYPHMTSSVRDAVQRDSTESDGHAKSILSEMGIVSSSHETEGAENNSLLTDTVSIKRSGILAHIFSENHSLLLASLFLLFILAETKDLHPLLAQMTGLSGMQYMIDVDGSIGNLLWKHMDVILNALLKVLASQPPYSILIQWHTGWFLRKLLICQGKGLSDHNFQLFNTSYQQSRECLQKELDGCWFDHIPEAFRNEWANCKAALQEASQCKDPFFVLELDVSQQTTDGDATSYCAWQRMVDNVKVFILHLQLKSTISKGELLEEPLLDSSAIADSSNTHASNGASASFGSEVGLGSGISCRISFSKAGIRDIYLIPVAKKTSGKVILAEKHPFRSQRGIVLAIAPLAGLIPKIDEDHPTWLHLQIREFEPKLYKSRVRGHRSGKSNHVADGRWTLGFPNAKACEAARLSILEETRKQRSSVESVLAPLLQNSCLGNLSESEDE; encoded by the exons ATGGAATACCAAGTTTTATCAGAATTTGTTCGTGTGCTAAAGATCAGTAGAAATTCAAGAATTGAGGCACCGTTGCTTCAGTACCTGAGTATAATGATTCAAAACATGAATAGTGACATTTCAATTT ATTATTGTTTTAGCAATGACTACATCAACAATATTATAGGACACAAGTTTGAATTTGGAGGAGATCTAGCGTTATATTATGTTTCCTTTttgag AGCAGTGGGcaataaattaaacaaagataCACTTTGCCTTCTTCTGAAGGTTCACGGG GATGCTGTAGCGTCATTTCCCCTGTATGAAGAGGCTCTCAAATTTGCCCACCATGGGGATAAGATGATTCAGACAGCTATTCGTGCATTAAATCTCAGTATATATAATG CTAGTGATGATATGGTTTATCAATATATAACAACTCCTCCAGTCTCAAGGTATTTCTCAGATATGGTTTCAAGCTTAAGCAAGAAGTTCTTTCATCTAGATGCCCTTGTCCACGATGCAGA GATGCGTACACgtcaaaagaaagaagaaatacTTTTGGAAACTGATAAGATAGTCGATGATCTGTATTACTTGAAGGACATACTTGGTATTGGCGAGTCTCGTTTGAGTAGAGCAGTTACTGAAAATCTTCTCAGAATATTAATCGTTCCCATATTACTCCCATTACTGCAGATGGGGCAGAGTAAT GGCTCAAATCTGTCTGCAGTTACGTCTTTCTATACTatttcttgtcttcttcaagTCATTGGTGGAAAAGGCATATTCAACTTTGTCGCCGAAGTTATTTTATATCCTCATATGACCTCAAGTGTGAGAGATGCTGTTCAAAGGGACTCAACTGAGAGCGATGGTCATGCTAAATCTATATTGAGTGAAATGGGAATAGTATCTTCTAGTCATGAGACTGAAGGAGCAGAAAATAATAGCCTCCTTACTGATACTGTCTCTATCAAAAG gagtggaataCTAGCACATATTTTCTCCGAGAATCATAGTCTATTGCTAGCATCACTATTCTTGTTGTTTATTTTAGCAGAAACAAAAG ATCTTCATCCTTTGCTGGCTCAAATGACTGGATTAAGTGGAATGCAATATATGATT GATGTGGATGGTAGTATTGGAAATCTCCTATGGAAACATATGGATGTG ATTTTAAATGCATTATTGAAGGTTTTAGCAAGTCAACCACCTTACTCTATACTAATACAATGGCATACAGGGTGGTTCTTGCGGAAGCTTTTGATTTGTCAAGGAAAAGGGCTTAGTGATCATAATTTCCAGCTATTCAAT ACCTCATATCAGCAGTCCCGTGAATGTCTTCAGAAAGAACTTGATGGATGCTGGTTTGATCATATACCAGAGGCTTTCAGAAATGAATGGGCAAACTGTAAAGCAG CTCTTCAGGAAGCATCCCAATGTAAAGATCCTTTTTTTGTTCTTGAGCTTGATGTTAGCCAACAAACTACTGATG GTGATGCAACTTCATACTGTGCTTGGCAGAGGATGGTTGACAATGTGAAG GTTTTTATTCTCCATCTTCAACTTAAATCAACAATTTCCAAAGGAGAATTGCTTGAAGAGCCCTTGCTGGACAGCAGTGCAATTGCTGATTCTAGTAATACGCATGCTTCAAATGGTGCGTCTGCAAGCTTTGGGTCGGAGGTTGGTTTAG GATCTGGAATTTCATGTAGAATTTCATTTTCCAAAGCTGGAATCAGGGATATCTACCTGATACCTGTGGCAAAGAAAACATCTGGAAAAGTGATTCTTGCAGAGAAGCATCCTTTCCGCAGTCAACGAGGAATTGTACTTGCTATTGCACCATTGGCTGGTTTAATT CCAAAAATAGATGAGGATCACCCGACATGGTTGCATCTTCAGATAAGAGAGTTTGAACCAAAACTCTACAAAAGTAGAGTTAGAGGCCATCGTTCGGGGAAGTCCAATCATGTGGCTGATGGGAGATGGACACTTGGTTTTCCAAATGCCAAAGCTTGCGAAGCTGCTCGATTGTCAATACTTGAGGAAACCAGGAAGCAAAGATCCTCTGTCGAGAGTGTACTTGCTCCTCTCCTGCAGAATAGTTGTCTCGGAAATTTATCAGAGAGCGAAGATGAGTGA